In the genome of Pusillimonas sp. T7-7, the window GGCGCAAACCCAGAAACGGCAAAGTCTGCATCATGAGTTTTAACGTCTTCCCGATACTGAAATCCCACATGCCGCTTTCTCCTTGACCGCGCAAATTCAGGCCAGTCTATTGAGTTTTAGCGTGCGACGCGCCCTTCGTTTGAATGGGGTCAATCATAAAAGCGCAGATAAGGAAATAGCTTGCCTGAATAACTGTGCTTTCCCCTTCATATGAAGGGCGCGGTTTCAAATTGTTTACGGTAGCTTAAAAAAGAAACCATGTGTGGCCACGCACGCCTGTCTGCCATTTGAAAAATATTCTCTGGGGAAATGATTGATGAACAAAATCTACTGCAAAGTGTGGAGCAAGGTCCGCAACGCCATGGTGGTGGCGTCTGAACTGGCTCGTGGTGCGGGAAAGGGAAAAAATGGCGGCGCCCGGACATCGGCGCGATCCCGGCGCTTGAATGCCGTCGTTGTGGCGGTGGCCCTGGGCGGTGGCGCCGGCATGGCGCAAGCCGCCGACGTGCCAGTGGATGCTGACGGCAGCACAGAAACATTGAATGCCACAGATACGTATATCAAGATCACAGCCAGCAATGGCGGCATAGTGGACGCCAATGGCAATGCCGTGACGATACTGGGCAACGACCCATCCAGTGAAGGCAGTGGCGTGGTGGTTCTGACGACCGGTGGGCAGTTGGTGCTCGACGGCGGCGGTACGCTGGACAATATCAATACGGTCGATGAGTCTCACGGCCTTTTCGCAGAAGGGGATGACACCAGTGCAATGCTAAGTGGCGTGGCGATATCGACGAAAGGCGACAAGGGCCGAGGGATTGACGCCAGCGAAAATTCGTCGGTCGACATGGTCGGAGGGCACATAACTACAGAGGGGAATGGGTCCTCCCACGGTGTACTGGCTATTTTTGGTGCTCGAGTCACGCTTACCGATGGAGTGGTCATTACAACCAAAGGCTCAACGAATTCGTTCGGACTCCGAGGTTGGGATAGTGTCATTGATATGTCGGGCGGCAGTATTGCCACTGTTGGAGCCGGCGCCACTGGAGTTCAGGCCGGTGACGGGGCTACGATCAAGCTTACCGATGGCGTCAAGGTGACAACCACTGGCGCGTACGCCGCCGGTGTCTCGGCTAGTGGTGACTCAGACGTCACGTTGTCGGGCGGAAGCATCGTTACCAAAGGTCAGAATAGCCACGGCGTTACGGGGATTGATTCATTTGTCACATTGAAAGATAAGGTGGCCATCACAACTGAAGGATCAGACGCTGTAGGGATTCAGGCAACTGGCAATGCCAATATGGCCATGGCCGGCGGCAGTGTCACTACTCATGGCTCGTACGGTTACGGCGCCACGTCGGGCAATAACAGCACAATAGCGTTGACAGGCGTTGCCATCACCACCATGGGTGGCAGGGCGGATGGGCTCTCCGCACAAGCTCAGGGGCACATCAGCATGGCTGGAGGCAGCATCACCGCCGAAGGTTCGGAGGCGGCTGGTGCTGTTGCCGTAGATCAGTCTCGCATTACGTTGACCGACGGCGTGGCGATTACGACGAATGGAGATTGGGCAACGGGCATTGTTGCGGAAGACGATGCAAGTGTCACGATGTCTGGTGGCACTATTTCAACCGTGGGTGTGGGCGCGAAGGGCGCCCAGTTATGGAATAACAGTACACTTTCTTTGGTCGATGTCTCCATCACGACCACAGGCGCGGACGCCAACGGCCTGCTCGTCGTGAATGACGCAAGCGCCCATTTGAACCGGGTCACAATGGATACTGCTGGCGCATCCATCGCTCGTAATCTGAACTCCAGCGGCCTGAGTCCGCAGCCCATCCTCGTCGCGAATTCCGATCTGACGCAAAACAATGGTGTGCTCTTAGCCGTGACAGGCAGTAATTTGACTGACCCCACTGTTTTGCAGCTTACGGACGGCACACGAGCCGCTGGCGACATCACTGATGTCTCGACCAATAACCGCAACACCCTGGCCCTAGCCAGCGGCTCGCAATGGACCGGCGTCTCGCGCTTGGATGGCAATTTGACTCTGACCGATGCCGGCACGGCCACCCACGGCGGTACCGTGGCGGCGCCGATTCAGGTTTCTGGGGACGTTATAGTCAGCAATGGCGCGGCCCTAGGCGGCAACCTGAACGTGGGTGGCATGCTCAGCGGCAGCAGCGGCGCTCTGCGTCCGGGCAACTCCATTGGCACGCAAACCTTTGCCAGCGCCGGCAGCTTTACGGGCGACTATCACGCCGAGGTCAACGCTGCAGGCCAGTCCGATCTGATCAGCGTCACTAGTGGCAACTTTGATTTGACGGGCACGAATCTGTATGTGGACGAAGCCGACGGTAACGGCGGCTACAAACTGGATCATGACTACACCATTGTCACCACCGGCGATGCCACCGGGATTTCCGGTGTGGCCAACAATGAGTTCGCCAATGGCGGAGAACTCGAGGGCAGTCTGGCCAAATCCCTGGTCAAGCTTGATCCCGTCATCTACGGCGATGACGTCGTCAAGATCCGGCTTTCCATCGACCAGGCCAAGCAACTCACGCTGACCGACAACCAGGACGCTGTCCTGACGGCGGCAGGGACCAATCCGGCGGTGCAGCAGGCAGCTCAGATGGATAACTACGCCGATGCCTTGGATCATCTATCGGGCGAAATTCACGCCAGCACTCAGACCGCCTTGCTGGACACCGGCAACCTGATGCAGCGCACCTTGGTCAATCGCATGCGCGGCAATAGCGGCTCGCCGTCCTGCGCCAATACAGCGGGATCGGATCAGGACAGGGCGGGCCAGGCCGCAGCCTGCGGCCTGGATTATCCGCTCTGGGCTCAGGTCGTGGGCAGTTGGAACCATCATGACGGCGACAGCAACACGGCGTCCACCCGCTACCGGCTGGGCGGCCTGTACCTGGGTGGCGACAAGACCTTTGACAGTGGCTGGCGTGTCGGCGGTGCTGTGGGCTTTACCGATGGCAAGATCAACGCGGATGACCGCGACTCCAATGCCGATGTGAAGAGCTACACCGCTGCGCTGTATGGGGGCAAAGGCTGGGCGCTGTCCAAAGGGCAGCTCAACCTGCTGATGGGGGCAGGCTACACCTATCATGATATCGACACCGATCGGGACACTAATGTGCTGGGCAGCCAGAGCCTGAGTGCGGGCTATCACGCCAACAGCACCCTGCTCTTTGCCGAGCTGGGCTATGCCTTGCCGGTGTCCGATGCCACTTACGTGGAGCCTTACCTGAATCTGGGCTGGACGGACTTGCGCACCAAGGGTTTCTCGGAGTCCGGCGGCTCGACCGCGCTGAAAGCCGATAGCGATCACAACCAGATCTTTACCCAGACCCTGGGGCTGCGCAGCACAACCGCATTCACTGCCGGCAAGACGGATATCAGCCTGCTGGCGGGCCTGGGGTGGCGCCACGCAAGCGGCGACCTGGACGCGACACGCACCATGGCGTTCAGCCAAGGTGGCGGCGAGAGCTTCGAGATCAAGGGCGCCCCGATCGCGAAGAACGCGGCGGTACTGGATTTGGGAGCAGAGGCCCGCCTGGGGGAAAACACCGCGCTGGGGCTGTCTTATTCCGGTCAGTTCAGCAGTCACGGCAACGACAATACAGGATCACTGTACTTGCGTATGAAGTTTTAGCTTGAGCTTATGTAAGCGCCCTTGGTAGCGCCAGGGTGCTTGTATGAAGTATGGTGTCCCATAAGGCAGTCTAGACTTCGGACTCGCCTACGAATAATAAATAATGGGAGGCAATCATGTTTTTAGGAATGATTGGGAGAACAGCCCTGCGATCCTGCAGGGCATGGGCGGCCATGTTTTGGCTGAGTATGCCGACCCAGGTTCTGGCGGAACATGTCAACGAGCTGCCCGCGGCCAAAGGCAAAATTGTGCTAGAGGTCTATGGCGCCATTCGCAACACCAATGCTGACGAGGTCGCTCAGTACGATTGGGCCATGCTTAAGGCTTTCCCACGCGTGCGGATAGAAACACATACGTCCGTCACCGATGGCGTGCATACGTTCGATGGTTTCCTGCTGCGCGATCTGCTTGAGCAGGTGGGCGCTGCCGGCTCTGCCGTGGTGGTGACGGCTTTGAACTATTACGAGATCGAGATTCCCATCGAGGAGTTCGATGACTATGACGTCATCCTGGCTTATGCCATGGATGGGAAACGGTTGCGGTACCACGAGAAAGGGCCGTTGTGGATTGTGTATCCACGTGACGACCATCCTGAGTTGCAGGATATTCGCTACGATTATCGCTGGGTCTGGCAAGTTTTCCGCCTGGGCATCCTATGAAACGGCCGCTGCGGCCGTTGTTTGGCGTGGGCTTGCCGCTGCTTGCGATTGTGAGCTTCTTTGTGCTGCTGGCTTATTCGTTGTCGCACCTTTTTGCGATTCAGGCTCGTATGCGGCTCGAGGCGCCTCATAATATGCTGTGGGTCATCTCTCGGGCGCAAGTAGCCAGCTTTCGCCTGGCCAACACGGTGAGCGACCGTGCGGCAGGACAGGCCGACGCAGATGAGTTGCAACGCCAGTACCATGTGTTCCTGAGCCGTCTGCATTTGCTCGGACAGGGTCCGCAGCGGCGTCAGGTGGAAGCGTTCGGTTATGCCGACAGGCTCGATAGCCTTGCCCAAGGGCTGCCGGAACTGCAAGCGCGCATAGCCGCGTTGCAAGTGCAAGGCGACGGCGCTAATGCGCGGGAAGTCGAGCGGCTGCTGCAGCCTTATATTGCTATCCTGGGCCAAGCCTCGACCAAGGCCATGGTGGCCGGATGGGACGGCCTGGGCAGCAAATTGGATGATGCCCGCGATAAGCTCTGGTGGGTCATCGGCTCGCTGGCCGGTATTCTGCTGGCGGGCATTGCGCTCATCATTCATGCCTTGCTGGCGATACGCCACGCTCATGAACGTACACGGCTGTTGAATCAGGAAAAGGCATTTTCCCAATTGCTGATTGGTTCCAGCGGTGAAAATATTATTGCTGTGGATATGGAGCGCCGATGCACGGTGTGGAACGCGGCGGCGGAACAGCTGTTTGCGTGCCCCGCCGATACGGCTCAGGGATGGAAGCTGGGTGATGTGTCCAGCTTCTTTGAGGTGGAACGTGTTCGACGGGCTGTTGATGAGGCGCTGGCCGGCCATAAGGCGGAGCTGCTCGACCAGCCCTTTTTTTGTGATTCGCGGAGCGAAGCCCGTTATGTGGACCTGCGTTGCTTTGCTCTGTATGAGCGCGAGCACATTATCGGCGCGATCCTGCTGATTTTTGATGTGACCGAACGGCACGCCGCGCAACGTGAAATCGCCATGCATCGCGATCATCTGGAAGAACTCGTGCACGCCCGTACGCAAGAACTCGACGCCGCGCTTGAACGCGAGCGCGCCACGGCAGAGCTCTATCGTAATTTCGGCGCCATGGTGTCGCATCAATTCCGTACCCCCTTGGCGATTGTGGATTCTTCCCTGCAACGATTGATACGACGCGGCGAAAAATTGTCGCTGGCCGAGGTGCGCGAACGCAGCGGCAGGGCGCGCGAGGCCATCAAACGCATGACCAAGCTGATTGAATGTACGTTGGATGCGGGCCGGCTGGATGCCGGGCAGGTTGAAGTCCATAACCAACTTTGCGATCTGACTTTATTGGCCGCGGGCATCTGTGAGCAGCAGCGCGCCGCCACGTCGGATCGGGTTATTGAGCTCACGCTGCCTGAAGATGCCGCTCCATTCGTCAATTGCGATCCGACTCATGTAGAGCATATTCTTAATAACCTGCTTGCCAACGCCATCAAATATTCGCATGCGGGAAGCCCTGTGCGTGTGGAAGTCCGCTGCACTGACGGGAGGGTCGAATGCGCGGTGATCAACCAAGGGACTCTCGCGGGCCTCGAAGAGGGCGAGTCGGACGTGCTGTTTACCCGTTACTTTCGGGGCGACAACGCCAAAGGCCATACCGGTATTGGCATTGGTTTGTATATGGCCAGGGCGTTGGCGCGCTTGCAAGACGGCGATGTACGGTTGGTGCAAGACAAGGAAGGAGTCATTACCTTTATTTTATGTTTGCCGCGAGTGGCTGCCCCCTACGTGGCGCTGTCTGATATGACGGAGAAAAGAGCATGAAATTCGCGTCTACGGTGAAACGAAAGCCTGTCATCCTGTGCGTGGAGGACGAGGCGGATTTATTGCGTGACACCGCCGAGGAACTCAGTGAGGCGGGTTATACGCCATTGCTGGCCAGCAATGGCGACGAAGCCCTGGATCAACTGCGCACGACACGCCCCGACCTGATCCTGTGCGATATATCCATGCCGGACATGGATGGTTTCAGCTTGTTGTGCGCGGTGCAAGGCATGGCGCCCGACTACGCGGGTATTCCCTTCGTGTTCTTGACGGCGCTTTCCGACCCCCGCGAAGTCGTCGAGGGCAAACGCCTGGGGGCTGACGATTATCTGGTCAAGCCCGTCGACTACGACCTGTTGCTGGCAACAATACAGGCTCGTCTGCGGCAAGTAACGCGCATTCACACGGCGCAGCGGGCGAGCATGACGCACATCGACCCCGACATGCTCATCGCGCGTTTTGGTTTGACTCAGACTGAAGCGCGTGTTGCCGTCGCATTGACTGAAAATAAGCAACCTGCCCAGATCGCCGCTGACTTCCGCATCTCGCGCACGACAGTCACTTTCCATCTGAAGAATATCTTCGGCAAAACGGGCACCACACGCCAGGCGGAGCTGGTCGCGCTTTTGCTTAGATCAGCGGTGGCCGACGCGCCGTAAAGGGCCTGCTGTCCAGCCGTTTCTGTTTTTGATCGCAGCGTATGCCAAGAGAGCTTGAGCGATAACGCCTGAGGCGTTGGTATATGTGCTTTTTCTTCACGCTTCCCCTTCAAATGAAGGGGGCCAGATCGACTTTCCTTCGTTAAGCTTGAAGCGATCCGTTACCGCTTCATCCAAAAGGAAATACCGTGAACCCAGACGCACCATCGCATGCTCATGTTCGCACACACGCCGGGCAAGGCAAGTTAAACGCGCAGCGCATGCTGAAACCGAGTGTCTTCGAAAGGTCGACAATATATGGGTTTGTATTGGCAGCCCTGACGTTCGGTTTTCCATTAACGGGCGAGGCGAACTTGCTCGGGGGAGACTGGTATTCGGATATAGATGGTAGCTGCAACGGCCCCCAATCGTCCAAGCCAACCTACGCACCCAGCTATGCCGGGGCTTGTGGCGACAGGAGCGACGTGGTCGGCGCCTATGTGCAGGTCATCAATGAAACAGACCCCGACGCCTATGTAATAGGCGGGTACAGCTACCAAGGAAACGCAGCGGGGAATCGAGTGGAGGTTATAGACTCGCACATTAATACGGTATGGGGTGCTTTGAAAGATTCCTACGATGACGATGACGAAAGTGCCAATGACAACGTCGTCATTATCAAAAACTCAACCATTGAGGGTAGCGTCTACGGTGCGGACGCCAACGGCGGTGCAGCCAATAGCAATACTGTTGAAATCTATGACAGCGAGATCCGCTCTTCTGGTGGCCGTGTGTCGGGAGGAGTTGGTGGCAGTGGTTATGGGGAACATGAAGCTAACAACAATAAGGTCACAATTATGCGTAGTACCGTTGACGTTGGGGTAGTGGGCGGCGATGCGTATACAGAAGACGCAATGAATAATACGGTTATTATTTCGAACAGTACGATTACACGTGGCGACGTAATAGGGGGCGACGCCGACGGGGTAGCAAGCGGCAATAAGGTGATATTAAATGACACCGAGGTGGGGGACTATGTCTACGGCGGCGATGGGAGCGACGGCGCATACGATAATCACGTTATCATTTCTGGCGCTGGCAGTTTGGTAGACGGCGAAGTATTGGGCGGCTATAGCTACCACAACGGCACCATTGCTTCCAATAATAGTGTTGAAATTTCAGGGGGAGTCATAGAAGGCAAGGTTGTCGGCGGTAGGAGCTTGGGGGATTCCGCAAACGAAAACACGGTAAAGCTATCGGGCGGCTGGCTAAAGGGCGATGTGTATGGCGGACAGACAGGCGGAAGTGCGACCGGCAATATTGTTGATATTTCAGGAACCGCCCGAGTAGACGGTAATGTTTACGGTGCGGGTGGTGATGGAGTTCCCGGTGCTAGTGGCTATTATGAGATAGATGCCTACGACAATCGTGTGGTGCTTTCTGGCACGCCAACTCTTACAACCAGCACGCTTTTCGGGGGCTATGCGCAAACAGGTGTAAGCTC includes:
- a CDS encoding PAS domain-containing sensor histidine kinase, with amino-acid sequence MKRPLRPLFGVGLPLLAIVSFFVLLAYSLSHLFAIQARMRLEAPHNMLWVISRAQVASFRLANTVSDRAAGQADADELQRQYHVFLSRLHLLGQGPQRRQVEAFGYADRLDSLAQGLPELQARIAALQVQGDGANAREVERLLQPYIAILGQASTKAMVAGWDGLGSKLDDARDKLWWVIGSLAGILLAGIALIIHALLAIRHAHERTRLLNQEKAFSQLLIGSSGENIIAVDMERRCTVWNAAAEQLFACPADTAQGWKLGDVSSFFEVERVRRAVDEALAGHKAELLDQPFFCDSRSEARYVDLRCFALYEREHIIGAILLIFDVTERHAAQREIAMHRDHLEELVHARTQELDAALERERATAELYRNFGAMVSHQFRTPLAIVDSSLQRLIRRGEKLSLAEVRERSGRAREAIKRMTKLIECTLDAGRLDAGQVEVHNQLCDLTLLAAGICEQQRAATSDRVIELTLPEDAAPFVNCDPTHVEHILNNLLANAIKYSHAGSPVRVEVRCTDGRVECAVINQGTLAGLEEGESDVLFTRYFRGDNAKGHTGIGIGLYMARALARLQDGDVRLVQDKEGVITFILCLPRVAAPYVALSDMTEKRA
- a CDS encoding molybdopterin-dependent oxidoreductase, which encodes MFWLSMPTQVLAEHVNELPAAKGKIVLEVYGAIRNTNADEVAQYDWAMLKAFPRVRIETHTSVTDGVHTFDGFLLRDLLEQVGAAGSAVVVTALNYYEIEIPIEEFDDYDVILAYAMDGKRLRYHEKGPLWIVYPRDDHPELQDIRYDYRWVWQVFRLGIL
- a CDS encoding autotransporter domain-containing protein, with the translated sequence MNKIYCKVWSKVRNAMVVASELARGAGKGKNGGARTSARSRRLNAVVVAVALGGGAGMAQAADVPVDADGSTETLNATDTYIKITASNGGIVDANGNAVTILGNDPSSEGSGVVVLTTGGQLVLDGGGTLDNINTVDESHGLFAEGDDTSAMLSGVAISTKGDKGRGIDASENSSVDMVGGHITTEGNGSSHGVLAIFGARVTLTDGVVITTKGSTNSFGLRGWDSVIDMSGGSIATVGAGATGVQAGDGATIKLTDGVKVTTTGAYAAGVSASGDSDVTLSGGSIVTKGQNSHGVTGIDSFVTLKDKVAITTEGSDAVGIQATGNANMAMAGGSVTTHGSYGYGATSGNNSTIALTGVAITTMGGRADGLSAQAQGHISMAGGSITAEGSEAAGAVAVDQSRITLTDGVAITTNGDWATGIVAEDDASVTMSGGTISTVGVGAKGAQLWNNSTLSLVDVSITTTGADANGLLVVNDASAHLNRVTMDTAGASIARNLNSSGLSPQPILVANSDLTQNNGVLLAVTGSNLTDPTVLQLTDGTRAAGDITDVSTNNRNTLALASGSQWTGVSRLDGNLTLTDAGTATHGGTVAAPIQVSGDVIVSNGAALGGNLNVGGMLSGSSGALRPGNSIGTQTFASAGSFTGDYHAEVNAAGQSDLISVTSGNFDLTGTNLYVDEADGNGGYKLDHDYTIVTTGDATGISGVANNEFANGGELEGSLAKSLVKLDPVIYGDDVVKIRLSIDQAKQLTLTDNQDAVLTAAGTNPAVQQAAQMDNYADALDHLSGEIHASTQTALLDTGNLMQRTLVNRMRGNSGSPSCANTAGSDQDRAGQAAACGLDYPLWAQVVGSWNHHDGDSNTASTRYRLGGLYLGGDKTFDSGWRVGGAVGFTDGKINADDRDSNADVKSYTAALYGGKGWALSKGQLNLLMGAGYTYHDIDTDRDTNVLGSQSLSAGYHANSTLLFAELGYALPVSDATYVEPYLNLGWTDLRTKGFSESGGSTALKADSDHNQIFTQTLGLRSTTAFTAGKTDISLLAGLGWRHASGDLDATRTMAFSQGGGESFEIKGAPIAKNAAVLDLGAEARLGENTALGLSYSGQFSSHGNDNTGSLYLRMKF
- a CDS encoding response regulator; this encodes MKFASTVKRKPVILCVEDEADLLRDTAEELSEAGYTPLLASNGDEALDQLRTTRPDLILCDISMPDMDGFSLLCAVQGMAPDYAGIPFVFLTALSDPREVVEGKRLGADDYLVKPVDYDLLLATIQARLRQVTRIHTAQRASMTHIDPDMLIARFGLTQTEARVAVALTENKQPAQIAADFRISRTTVTFHLKNIFGKTGTTRQAELVALLLRSAVADAP